A region from the Canis lupus dingo isolate Sandy chromosome X, ASM325472v2, whole genome shotgun sequence genome encodes:
- the USP11 gene encoding ubiquitin carboxyl-terminal hydrolase 11 isoform X2: MAAVAANVAAAAEDREPQREAVPGLESQWRQIENSESGRERPLRAGESWFLVEQHWYKRWEVYVQGGDQDSGTFPGCINNADLFEDQVNWRLKKGLVEGEDYVLLPAAAWHYLVDWYGLEHGQPPIERKVVELPSVQKVEVYPVELLLVRHSDMDTPHTAQFSHTDSVDLVLRTAREHFLVSPQEETRLWIKNAEGSFERLCNTRVTVLDAALKTGQVVIMETRNKDGTWPSAQPQAVNTALEEEEDFQGQPGICGLTNLGNTCFMNSALQCLSNVPQLTEYFLKNHYLEELNFCNPLGMKGEIAEAYADLVKQAWSGHHRSIVPHVFKTKVGHFASQFLGYQQHDSQELLSFLLDGLHEDLNRVKKKEYVELCDAAGRPDQEVAQEAWQNHKRRNDSVIVDTFHGLFKSTLVCPDCGNVSVTFDPFCYLSVPLPVSHKRVMEVFFVSMDPRRKPEQHRLVVPKKGKISDLCVALAKHTGMSPERMMVADVFSHRFYKIYQLEESLSSILDRDDIFIYEVSGRSAIGENSREDVVLPIYLRERTPARDYNNSYYGLMLFGHPLLVSVPRDRLSWDALYHILLYRLSRYVTRPSSDDEDDGDEKDIEDKDNIPKPGHVAGASSQDSGPEQAGPSSGVAGGSRAPVDNSPGPSHWPQRARRKHLFTLQTVNSNGTSDRSTFNEDTHGVSFSSQPYIAIDWEPEMKKRYYDEVEAEGYVKHDCVGYVLKKAPVRLQECIELFTTVETLEKENPWFCPTCKQHQLATKKLDLWMLPETLIIHLKRFSYTKFSREKLDTLVEFPIRDLDFSEFVIKPQNESAPELYKYDLIAVSNHYGGLRDGHYTTFACNKDSGQWHYFDDNSVSPVTENQIESKAAYVLFYQRQDVARRLQPQPSSSDPPASPACGSPPNSEFMDVN, translated from the exons ATGGCGGCGGTCGCAGCGAATGTGGCGGCTGCGGCTGAAGACCGAGAGCCGCAGCGCGAAGCGGTGCCGGGCCTGGAGAGCCAGTGGCGCCAAATCGAGAACAGCGAGAGTGGGCGAGAGCGTCCACTGCGTGCGGGCGAAAGCTG GTTCCTCGTGGAACAGCACTGGTACAAACGGTGGGAAGTGTACGTGCAGGGAGGAGACCAGGACTCCGGCACATTCCCTGGCTGCATCAATAATGCTGACCTCTTTGAAG ACCAGGTAAACTGGCGCCTCAAGAAGGGTCTAGTGGAAGGTGAGGACTATGTGCTGCTCCCAGCAGCTGCTTGGCATTACCTGGTCGACTGGTATGGTCTAGAGCATGGCCAGCCACCCATTGAACGCAAG GTTGTGGAGCTGCCCAGCGTCCAGAAGGTGGAAGTGTACCCAGTAGAACTGCTGCTTGTCCGGCACAGTGATATGGACACACCTCACACTGCTCAATTCAGCCATACAGATTCTGTTG ACCTCGTTTTGCGCACCGCCCGAGAGCACTTCCTGGTGAGCCCTCAGGAAGAGACACGGCTGTGGATCAAGAACGCAGAGGGCTCTTTCGAGAGGTTGTGCAACACACGTGTCACAGTGCTTGACGCTGCCCTCAAGACAGGgcag GTGGTCATTATGGAGACCCGAAACAAGGATGGCACTTGGCCCAGTGCCCAGCCACAGGCCGT GAACACTgcattggaggaggaggaggatttcCAGGGCCAGCCAGGCATCTGCGGTCTCACCAACCTGGGCAACACGTGCTTCATGAACTCAGCCCTGCAG TGCCTCAGCAATGTGCCACAGCTCACCGAGTACTTCCTCAAAAACCACTACCTGGAAGAGCTCAACTTCTGCAACCCACTGGGCATGAAGGGTGAGATCGCAGAGGCCTACGCAGACCTGGTGAAGCAGGCCTGGTCCGGCCACCACCGGTCCATTGTGCCCCATGTGTTCAAG ACCAAGGTTGGCCACTTTGCATCCCAGTTTCTGGGCTACCAGCAGCATGACTCACAGGAGCTGCTGTCGTTCCTCCTGGATGGGCTACATGAGGACCTCAATCGTGTCAAGAAGAAGGAATATGTGGAGTTGTGTGATGCTGCTGGACGGCCAGATCAG GAGGTCGCTCAGGAGGCCTGGCAGAACCACAAACGGCGGAATGATTCTGTGATTGTGGACACTTTCCATGGTCTCTTCAAGTCCACGCTGGTGTGCCCTGATTGCGGCAACGTATCTGTGACCTTCGACCCTTTCTGCTACCTCAGTGTCCCACTGCCTGTCAGCCACAAGAGGGTCATGGAGGTCTTCTTTGTCTCCATGGATCCTCGCCGCAAGCCGGAGCAG CACCGGCTCGTGGTCCCCAAGAAGGGCAAGATCTCGGATCTGTGTGTGGCTCTGGCCAAACACACTGGCATGTCACCAGAAAGG ATGATGGTGGCTGACGTCTTTAGCCACCGCTTCTATAAGATCTACCAGCTGGAGGAGTCTCTGAGCAGCATCTTGGACCGCGATGATATTTTCAT aTATGAGGTGTCGGGCAGGTCTGCTATTGGTGAAAACTCCAGGGAAGACGTTGTGCTTCCTATCTACCTGCGGGAGCGCACCCCAGCCCGGGACTACAACAACTCCTACTATGGCCTGATGCTCTTTGGGCACCCTCTCCTGGTGTCGGTGCCCCGTGACCGGCTCTCCTGGGATGCCCTCTATCACATCCTGCTGTACCGCCTCTC GCGCTATGTGACCAGACCCAGCTCGGATGACGAAGATGACGGGGATGAGAAAg ACATAGAGGATAAGGACAACATCCCCAAACCAGGACACGTGGCTGGGGCCAGCTCCCAGGATTCTGGGCCGGAGCAGGCGGGGCCCAGCTCTGGAGTCGCAGGCGGAAGCCGTGCCCCCGTGGATAACTCCCCTGGACCATCTCACTGGCCCCAGAGGGCACGGCGCAAGCACCTGTTCACCCTGCAGACAGTGAACTCCAATGGGACCAGCGACCGCTCAACCTTCAACGAGGATACCCATGGTGTCTCCTTCAGCT CCCAGCCGTACATTGCCATCGATTGGGAGCCAGAGATGAAGAAGCGTTACTATGACGAGGTGGAGGCCGAG GGCTACGTGAAACATGACTGTGTTGGGTACGTGCTGAAGAAGGCTCCTGTGCGGCTGCAGGAGTGCATTGAGCTCTTCACCACTGTCGAGACTCTGGAGAAGGAAAATCCCTG GTTCTGCCCCACCTGCAAGCAGCACCAGCTGGCCACCAAGAAGCTGGACCTGTGGATGCTGCCCGAGACACTCATCATCCACCTGAAGCGCTTCTCCTATACCAAGTTCTCCCGCGAGAAGCTGGACACCCTTGTGGAGTTTCCTATCCG GGACCTGGACTTCTCTGAGTTTGTCATCAAGCCGCAGAATGAGTCCGCTCCAGAGCTGTACAAATATGATCTCATCGCAGTTTCCAATCATTACGGGGGCCTGCGTGACGGACACT ACACAACATTTGCTTGCAACAAAGACAGCGGCCAGTGGCATTACTTCGATGACAACAGTGTCTCACCTGTAACTGAGAATCAGATCGAG TCCAAGGCAGCCTATGTCCTCTTCTACCAACGCCAGGATGTGGCGCGTCGCCTGCAACCCCAGCCCAGTTCATCTGACCCCCCGGCATCTCCTGCCTGCGGTTCCCCACCCAACTCTGAGTTCATGGATGTAAACTAA
- the USP11 gene encoding ubiquitin carboxyl-terminal hydrolase 11 isoform X5, with translation MAAVAANVAAAAEDREPQREAVPGLESQWRQIENSESGRERPLRAGESWFLVEQHWYKRWEVYVQGGDQDSGTFPGCINNADLFEDQVNWRLKKGLVEGEDYVLLPAAAWHYLVDWYGLEHGQPPIERKVVELPSVQKVEVYPVELLLVRHSDMDTPHTAQFSHTDSVDLVLRTAREHFLVSPQEETRLWIKNAEGSFERLCNTRVTVLDAALKTGQVVIMETRNKDGTWPSAQPQAVNTALEEEEDFQGQPGICGLTNLGNTCFMNSALQCLSNVPQLTEYFLKNHYLEELNFCNPLGMKGEIAEAYADLVKQAWSGHHRSIVPHVFKTKVGHFASQFLGYQQHDSQELLSFLLDGLHEDLNRVKKKEYVELCDAAGRPDQEVAQEAWQNHKRRNDSVIVDTFHGLFKSTLVCPDCGNVSVTFDPFCYLSVPLPVSHKRVMEVFFVSMDPRRKPEQHRLVVPKKGKISDLCVALAKHTGMSPERMMVADVFSHRFYKIYQLEESLSSILDRDDIFIYEVSGRSAIGENSREDVVLPIYLRERTPARDYNNSYYGLMLFGHPLLVSVPRDRLSWDALYHILLYRLSRYVTRPSSDDEDDGDEKGHVAGASSQDSGPEQAGPSSGVAGGSRAPVDNSPGPSHWPQRARRKHLFTLQTVNSNGTSDRSTFNEDTHGVSFSSQPYIAIDWEPEMKKRYYDEVEAEGYVKHDCVGYVLKKAPVRLQECIELFTTVETLEKENPWFCPTCKQHQLATKKLDLWMLPETLIIHLKRFSYTKFSREKLDTLVEFPIRDLDFSEFVIKPQNESAPELYKYDLIAVSNHYGGLRDGHYTTFACNKDSGQWHYFDDNSVSPVTENQIESKAAYVLFYQRQDVARRLQPQPSSSDPPASPACGSPPNSEFMDVN, from the exons ATGGCGGCGGTCGCAGCGAATGTGGCGGCTGCGGCTGAAGACCGAGAGCCGCAGCGCGAAGCGGTGCCGGGCCTGGAGAGCCAGTGGCGCCAAATCGAGAACAGCGAGAGTGGGCGAGAGCGTCCACTGCGTGCGGGCGAAAGCTG GTTCCTCGTGGAACAGCACTGGTACAAACGGTGGGAAGTGTACGTGCAGGGAGGAGACCAGGACTCCGGCACATTCCCTGGCTGCATCAATAATGCTGACCTCTTTGAAG ACCAGGTAAACTGGCGCCTCAAGAAGGGTCTAGTGGAAGGTGAGGACTATGTGCTGCTCCCAGCAGCTGCTTGGCATTACCTGGTCGACTGGTATGGTCTAGAGCATGGCCAGCCACCCATTGAACGCAAG GTTGTGGAGCTGCCCAGCGTCCAGAAGGTGGAAGTGTACCCAGTAGAACTGCTGCTTGTCCGGCACAGTGATATGGACACACCTCACACTGCTCAATTCAGCCATACAGATTCTGTTG ACCTCGTTTTGCGCACCGCCCGAGAGCACTTCCTGGTGAGCCCTCAGGAAGAGACACGGCTGTGGATCAAGAACGCAGAGGGCTCTTTCGAGAGGTTGTGCAACACACGTGTCACAGTGCTTGACGCTGCCCTCAAGACAGGgcag GTGGTCATTATGGAGACCCGAAACAAGGATGGCACTTGGCCCAGTGCCCAGCCACAGGCCGT GAACACTgcattggaggaggaggaggatttcCAGGGCCAGCCAGGCATCTGCGGTCTCACCAACCTGGGCAACACGTGCTTCATGAACTCAGCCCTGCAG TGCCTCAGCAATGTGCCACAGCTCACCGAGTACTTCCTCAAAAACCACTACCTGGAAGAGCTCAACTTCTGCAACCCACTGGGCATGAAGGGTGAGATCGCAGAGGCCTACGCAGACCTGGTGAAGCAGGCCTGGTCCGGCCACCACCGGTCCATTGTGCCCCATGTGTTCAAG ACCAAGGTTGGCCACTTTGCATCCCAGTTTCTGGGCTACCAGCAGCATGACTCACAGGAGCTGCTGTCGTTCCTCCTGGATGGGCTACATGAGGACCTCAATCGTGTCAAGAAGAAGGAATATGTGGAGTTGTGTGATGCTGCTGGACGGCCAGATCAG GAGGTCGCTCAGGAGGCCTGGCAGAACCACAAACGGCGGAATGATTCTGTGATTGTGGACACTTTCCATGGTCTCTTCAAGTCCACGCTGGTGTGCCCTGATTGCGGCAACGTATCTGTGACCTTCGACCCTTTCTGCTACCTCAGTGTCCCACTGCCTGTCAGCCACAAGAGGGTCATGGAGGTCTTCTTTGTCTCCATGGATCCTCGCCGCAAGCCGGAGCAG CACCGGCTCGTGGTCCCCAAGAAGGGCAAGATCTCGGATCTGTGTGTGGCTCTGGCCAAACACACTGGCATGTCACCAGAAAGG ATGATGGTGGCTGACGTCTTTAGCCACCGCTTCTATAAGATCTACCAGCTGGAGGAGTCTCTGAGCAGCATCTTGGACCGCGATGATATTTTCAT aTATGAGGTGTCGGGCAGGTCTGCTATTGGTGAAAACTCCAGGGAAGACGTTGTGCTTCCTATCTACCTGCGGGAGCGCACCCCAGCCCGGGACTACAACAACTCCTACTATGGCCTGATGCTCTTTGGGCACCCTCTCCTGGTGTCGGTGCCCCGTGACCGGCTCTCCTGGGATGCCCTCTATCACATCCTGCTGTACCGCCTCTC GCGCTATGTGACCAGACCCAGCTCGGATGACGAAGATGACGGGGATGAGAAAg GACACGTGGCTGGGGCCAGCTCCCAGGATTCTGGGCCGGAGCAGGCGGGGCCCAGCTCTGGAGTCGCAGGCGGAAGCCGTGCCCCCGTGGATAACTCCCCTGGACCATCTCACTGGCCCCAGAGGGCACGGCGCAAGCACCTGTTCACCCTGCAGACAGTGAACTCCAATGGGACCAGCGACCGCTCAACCTTCAACGAGGATACCCATGGTGTCTCCTTCAGCT CCCAGCCGTACATTGCCATCGATTGGGAGCCAGAGATGAAGAAGCGTTACTATGACGAGGTGGAGGCCGAG GGCTACGTGAAACATGACTGTGTTGGGTACGTGCTGAAGAAGGCTCCTGTGCGGCTGCAGGAGTGCATTGAGCTCTTCACCACTGTCGAGACTCTGGAGAAGGAAAATCCCTG GTTCTGCCCCACCTGCAAGCAGCACCAGCTGGCCACCAAGAAGCTGGACCTGTGGATGCTGCCCGAGACACTCATCATCCACCTGAAGCGCTTCTCCTATACCAAGTTCTCCCGCGAGAAGCTGGACACCCTTGTGGAGTTTCCTATCCG GGACCTGGACTTCTCTGAGTTTGTCATCAAGCCGCAGAATGAGTCCGCTCCAGAGCTGTACAAATATGATCTCATCGCAGTTTCCAATCATTACGGGGGCCTGCGTGACGGACACT ACACAACATTTGCTTGCAACAAAGACAGCGGCCAGTGGCATTACTTCGATGACAACAGTGTCTCACCTGTAACTGAGAATCAGATCGAG TCCAAGGCAGCCTATGTCCTCTTCTACCAACGCCAGGATGTGGCGCGTCGCCTGCAACCCCAGCCCAGTTCATCTGACCCCCCGGCATCTCCTGCCTGCGGTTCCCCACCCAACTCTGAGTTCATGGATGTAAACTAA
- the USP11 gene encoding ubiquitin carboxyl-terminal hydrolase 11 isoform X7, producing the protein MDTPHTAQFSHTDSVDLVLRTAREHFLVSPQEETRLWIKNAEGSFERLCNTRVTVLDAALKTGQVVIMETRNKDGTWPSAQPQAVNTALEEEEDFQGQPGICGLTNLGNTCFMNSALQCLSNVPQLTEYFLKNHYLEELNFCNPLGMKGEIAEAYADLVKQAWSGHHRSIVPHVFKTKVGHFASQFLGYQQHDSQELLSFLLDGLHEDLNRVKKKEYVELCDAAGRPDQEVAQEAWQNHKRRNDSVIVDTFHGLFKSTLVCPDCGNVSVTFDPFCYLSVPLPVSHKRVMEVFFVSMDPRRKPEQHRLVVPKKGKISDLCVALAKHTGMSPERMMVADVFSHRFYKIYQLEESLSSILDRDDIFIYEVSGRSAIGENSREDVVLPIYLRERTPARDYNNSYYGLMLFGHPLLVSVPRDRLSWDALYHILLYRLSRYVTRPSSDDEDDGDEKADIEDKDNIPKPGHVAGASSQDSGPEQAGPSSGVAGGSRAPVDNSPGPSHWPQRARRKHLFTLQTVNSNGTSDRSTFNEDTHGVSFSSQPYIAIDWEPEMKKRYYDEVEAEGYVKHDCVGYVLKKAPVRLQECIELFTTVETLEKENPWFCPTCKQHQLATKKLDLWMLPETLIIHLKRFSYTKFSREKLDTLVEFPIRDLDFSEFVIKPQNESAPELYKYDLIAVSNHYGGLRDGHYTTFACNKDSGQWHYFDDNSVSPVTENQIESKAAYVLFYQRQDVARRLQPQPSSSDPPASPACGSPPNSEFMDVN; encoded by the exons ATGGACACACCTCACACTGCTCAATTCAGCCATACAGATTCTGTTG ACCTCGTTTTGCGCACCGCCCGAGAGCACTTCCTGGTGAGCCCTCAGGAAGAGACACGGCTGTGGATCAAGAACGCAGAGGGCTCTTTCGAGAGGTTGTGCAACACACGTGTCACAGTGCTTGACGCTGCCCTCAAGACAGGgcag GTGGTCATTATGGAGACCCGAAACAAGGATGGCACTTGGCCCAGTGCCCAGCCACAGGCCGT GAACACTgcattggaggaggaggaggatttcCAGGGCCAGCCAGGCATCTGCGGTCTCACCAACCTGGGCAACACGTGCTTCATGAACTCAGCCCTGCAG TGCCTCAGCAATGTGCCACAGCTCACCGAGTACTTCCTCAAAAACCACTACCTGGAAGAGCTCAACTTCTGCAACCCACTGGGCATGAAGGGTGAGATCGCAGAGGCCTACGCAGACCTGGTGAAGCAGGCCTGGTCCGGCCACCACCGGTCCATTGTGCCCCATGTGTTCAAG ACCAAGGTTGGCCACTTTGCATCCCAGTTTCTGGGCTACCAGCAGCATGACTCACAGGAGCTGCTGTCGTTCCTCCTGGATGGGCTACATGAGGACCTCAATCGTGTCAAGAAGAAGGAATATGTGGAGTTGTGTGATGCTGCTGGACGGCCAGATCAG GAGGTCGCTCAGGAGGCCTGGCAGAACCACAAACGGCGGAATGATTCTGTGATTGTGGACACTTTCCATGGTCTCTTCAAGTCCACGCTGGTGTGCCCTGATTGCGGCAACGTATCTGTGACCTTCGACCCTTTCTGCTACCTCAGTGTCCCACTGCCTGTCAGCCACAAGAGGGTCATGGAGGTCTTCTTTGTCTCCATGGATCCTCGCCGCAAGCCGGAGCAG CACCGGCTCGTGGTCCCCAAGAAGGGCAAGATCTCGGATCTGTGTGTGGCTCTGGCCAAACACACTGGCATGTCACCAGAAAGG ATGATGGTGGCTGACGTCTTTAGCCACCGCTTCTATAAGATCTACCAGCTGGAGGAGTCTCTGAGCAGCATCTTGGACCGCGATGATATTTTCAT aTATGAGGTGTCGGGCAGGTCTGCTATTGGTGAAAACTCCAGGGAAGACGTTGTGCTTCCTATCTACCTGCGGGAGCGCACCCCAGCCCGGGACTACAACAACTCCTACTATGGCCTGATGCTCTTTGGGCACCCTCTCCTGGTGTCGGTGCCCCGTGACCGGCTCTCCTGGGATGCCCTCTATCACATCCTGCTGTACCGCCTCTC GCGCTATGTGACCAGACCCAGCTCGGATGACGAAGATGACGGGGATGAGAAAg CAGACATAGAGGATAAGGACAACATCCCCAAACCAGGACACGTGGCTGGGGCCAGCTCCCAGGATTCTGGGCCGGAGCAGGCGGGGCCCAGCTCTGGAGTCGCAGGCGGAAGCCGTGCCCCCGTGGATAACTCCCCTGGACCATCTCACTGGCCCCAGAGGGCACGGCGCAAGCACCTGTTCACCCTGCAGACAGTGAACTCCAATGGGACCAGCGACCGCTCAACCTTCAACGAGGATACCCATGGTGTCTCCTTCAGCT CCCAGCCGTACATTGCCATCGATTGGGAGCCAGAGATGAAGAAGCGTTACTATGACGAGGTGGAGGCCGAG GGCTACGTGAAACATGACTGTGTTGGGTACGTGCTGAAGAAGGCTCCTGTGCGGCTGCAGGAGTGCATTGAGCTCTTCACCACTGTCGAGACTCTGGAGAAGGAAAATCCCTG GTTCTGCCCCACCTGCAAGCAGCACCAGCTGGCCACCAAGAAGCTGGACCTGTGGATGCTGCCCGAGACACTCATCATCCACCTGAAGCGCTTCTCCTATACCAAGTTCTCCCGCGAGAAGCTGGACACCCTTGTGGAGTTTCCTATCCG GGACCTGGACTTCTCTGAGTTTGTCATCAAGCCGCAGAATGAGTCCGCTCCAGAGCTGTACAAATATGATCTCATCGCAGTTTCCAATCATTACGGGGGCCTGCGTGACGGACACT ACACAACATTTGCTTGCAACAAAGACAGCGGCCAGTGGCATTACTTCGATGACAACAGTGTCTCACCTGTAACTGAGAATCAGATCGAG TCCAAGGCAGCCTATGTCCTCTTCTACCAACGCCAGGATGTGGCGCGTCGCCTGCAACCCCAGCCCAGTTCATCTGACCCCCCGGCATCTCCTGCCTGCGGTTCCCCACCCAACTCTGAGTTCATGGATGTAAACTAA